ACTCGTCGATCTTCCACTTGGTTTTGCGCCCCGACGGCTCGCGGCCGCGGTAGAACAACATGCTCTTCTTCAATCCGACGGGATGTCTATCTGCAGAGTACACGAAACTGGCTGTGCCTGCTGCGGTCTTCCAATACCCTGACGGTGTGCTCCGGTCCATCATCCATCCATCATGCTGGCGGAAGTAGAACCACCGCTCCCCAGCCCCGGCACCCATAGCTGCATGAATTAATGTAACATGATTCTTTTAATTTCCCACTAATTCAGGAGATACCAAGAGGTAGTACAGTGTTGAGTACATTTTAATGTAATTTAATttggagtaaatttcacaatacTACAAATACTTTGATCAAACTATCGCAAAACTAAAGATTTAAGGTgatgtatcataaaactaatttaacaataaatttattacaaaactataggtttaagGTTAAGTATCGCAAAACCATACATataataacaaaattatcacaaaactacaaattttaaTGTTAAAATCCTTAGCACTactgttatgtttgagttataaTTAATGTCCAAGTTTAGCCCACCTtatatctatagttttgtgacaaatttagtgttaaatctaTTGTTTTGTGATACATTATGTTAAAATacctatagttttttttatagtttccCCCCAAAATTTACAGTTTGTGAACCATTAGATCGTGCGGAGATTCCTGCAAAGTTACTATTTTGCGTGCCTACGGCGGAGGTCTAACTTGCGACATCTCACGTGAAGGCAAGTTGCACTAGCCAACAAGCTGTGTGCAAATTTTAGTTGATTTTATAGTAATTATATATCcctccaacaaaaaaaaacccaacctaaTTGAAAAACCCAACCTAATTGAGACAGTtccttgtccagattcatcgtactaAATTATATATCATTCCTAATTAGGTTATGTTTTTTTGGACGGGGTAAGTATAAGTTACATTATAATTGGTgtagttataatgtaattaattaCACTCCAACAAATTATACTATAGCTCTAAATAATACAAAAGACATACAAAACATGCAAAGTGGGATATTATTAACTTGCACGTATAGACAACCCCAGCCATTGGCTATAAGTGTATATGTATGGTCTGCTTGCAGCTTCCCATCGGGTCACCTCCCACCTCCCATAGGGTGACTCAAGGGATAATCCACCACCGTTGCCGTCATCACTAAGGCCAATAGCAGTGTAGGGCACGCTATGCGTGTCTCTAGCCTGGCCTATGCTACCAAATAGATCTAAAACTGAAATAGGTCATCCACTCTACAATGTTTGTGTCCTTTTTTGAATGGCTTTTGAGCTCGGGTGAGACCGCTAGATGATGATTTCCTGCCTTTTTCTACCGAAGAACTCATACCTTAAGTAAGACCTGATTTTCCAAGTGAAGATATGGTCCCCACATATTTTTCTCTTCCATGACAGCAGGTGTCCTACGTGGCGGGCTAGAGCCACACGCCACATAGGTGCCCTGTGAAGGGCCTAACGTTGTTGTCGGCATGCCATCGTTACCACAGTGGTGGCAGAGCTGACACAACTGTGTTTGTTTGGCCATCTTTATTGATGGTGACATCTCAATATCTGATTTGAAGATTCTAACTGTACCTAATCTAAGGGGTTCAGTCACTGGGTCAACACAAGGCCACGATAAAAAATGTTTGGTTCGATTTAGCCATAGGGCTAGGACACTGACTTAATTCTCGTCCCCTCTGCTTGATGGCCATCAACCCAAAGTTGTTGGGTTTCGTAGGCTGCCATGTAACCGTGTCGAGGCCAATCCATGGTGGGTTGGGCTTTGCAAGGGATTTACATGCATGGTGGAAAAAGACCCCAATGGGCCTGCAATCTTAAGCCTCGGGCCACAGCCTGTGTGGCTTGAGACCTAGGTCCGGCCCTGTTTGGTGCCTATGCATGGTGGTGGATGGCTTCGGTAACAGTCAGACCAAATGCAATGAAGCTCAGGCTATGGCCTTGAGGAGTTAGGTATTGGTCCATGAGGTACCAAAGTTGTGTGATAGCCATATTCCTGATCATGCAGACTAGCTTGAAGATCGTTTAGATCTAGAGGTTTGCAACCTTTGAAGCCTTATTTTTTGGCTTATGTTTAtgcttataagctaaaatttaaattttcaatcttaaatttggagttggttttgggattttttttatcatcgtttatttttcagcatttgcttttaaatcactaagaacacatatataaaagtattatttatacattattttctatttacaAATTTTATAAACGATGGAGTCCTTGGTCTATTGGAATCTTCTGTTACTTCTCAAGCTGAAGTTGCAACTCCACGCGAAAATACAAAAGAAACTACATATGGGTGCGGTGTCTTCCTTTAATTTGTGATTAGAGGTCACAGGTAACATGTGGTTTTTTCTGTGGTGGTCGTTGTGCTGGAGGCACAAACTCACACTATCATGGATGGTCGAATTCGAATGACGTTGGTGGTTGATTCTTTTGACTTGTTCGACAAACATTAACATTTCTCTGTCGCTTTTCCTTGGTGAAGGCGTTGTCTTGGAGATATATGATTATGAGAATGAAAAACCAACACTAACATTTGGGTTggttcttactccctccgtcccataatataagggattttaatttttttacttatactgtttgaccactcgtcttattaaaaaatttgtgcaaatattaaaaacgaaaaattgtgcttaaaatactttggataataaagtaagtcacaaataaaataaataataattcctaattttttttgaataagatgaaatgtcaaacagtgcaagcaaaaagttaaaatcccttatattatgagacggatggagtacaatATTAGCAGACAAAAATTGTCTCCTTCTTAAAGACGTTATTTTGGAGTATGCGTCGTAATTGTGTTATGGTCTTGattattgaaaattttgttgccTTAAAGTGGCATGATATGTATTCGTGGTACCCtggaatttttcttcttttagcaATGAGTATCCCTTATAGATGTAGAAAGCATGCTTATTTTCATTACTTACAAAATCTACGAGCAAATTGCATAAAACCACATATTTTATGATCAAAGTTGCAGAAAAGTACACATTCTATGACACTTGTCACTTAAATACAGTATTATGATAATAATGTTTCAGAAAACATACTTAACATATCACCACTATCAACATTCCACAGTAACATGCTGTTTTTTTGACCGATTATGTACCCCTATGCATTTAATAAGTTGATAGTTATGTACATCCTTGCTGGATGTAGgtattaatttattatctaaacttttttaagtttatggACATGCTGCTAGTAATAAATTACGTTGAGAATACTTTGACGGATGTGAGTGAGGAGGAACTACCTGTGAGCTGACACGTGTCAACGTAGTAGGAGGCGACAACGGGGAAATGGCACGTGGTGCCATCCTGCTGGTTGTCCAGCTTGTTTCTCAACAGGTGCACAATGTCCCATTCAGATAAGGCTGATCTGGAGAGAGCAACATATATGACCATTTTCTTTAAAGAGAACGGACAATTAGCTCGAGCATAATATCATATTATTTGAAATTGAATACgtatatacttctttttttttcaaaataaccaTTAATGTTAACTTTACTATTTCAACCTCAAAAGTGCCGAaacttctaaaatatcatattactATGAACGAAAGATATGTTGTTATATTTGTCATGTAACATATATTTTCACATATTACAAAGTATGTTAAGAATTTATGATTCGCTGAAGTTCTAACAATATTTGAAAGTAGTATATTCATAGAAGTTTAAGTATTGTGAAATGAGTAGCATAATGTGTACAGTATACTTAGAAAAATTAAatctttttcaatattttgaaatcctgaaaaattcaagtattgtgaaaaggagaaaaataaagagagaatgAAGCAATGTCCATGATAGCATGGAAAACTTCATATCTTAAACCATATGTGTCTTGAAGTAAATCTGAGGCATCTTTGGGCGAGTTCTTTAAAAATGATAGAAGAGGGATGAAAATGAGGTTATAATAATCatttgagataaaaaaaacaaatgaattaaaTAGTGCTAAAAAGTTGATACgttgatttgaattttttttctgagcCATGCCGgtgaagaaagttttttttcactGTGAAAGTGATTTCATCCCTCTAGGGACATCCCCTTGTTTCatgcatgccacctaaatagttataaaaaaattgaaaaaatttggcaagatagattaatatgaaatatatcactccaaaaaaagcaagttaaaattcaacttctacaagttgtaacaaaaataacaaatatagatgCGAATATACAAtaactatttttaatttaatttgttatttttgttgcaacttctagaagttgaatttggtcttgcatgtttgtggagtaatatatttcatattaatctatgttgctaattttttgaTAATTGTTTAAATGACATGGAAACAACGAGTGGATATCCTCTCGAGGGATAAAAATCCATATCCTTTTTCGTTGTCCATTATCCATCATCTACTGAGTACGCGCCTTTTATGTCCAGATTAACCAATTTAATTGGTcgatcttatatttttttttctctggttaAAGTGGGAACTTTTAGGTATTTTCTTTCtgccaattaattaacataggaatttttttatttggacCTTTTAGAATTATAATAAAAACTTCTAGtaaaaaaaggtttaaaaatatcaccaaaataaGGAAGTTAGAAAATGTATTACTGTTTCACTTCTTGCTCCCCAGAGTCCTGAATAATTTCGTCATATTCTTCGTCAGAGTCATCCTCCAAGATCTCCTGTTGTTTCAATTTCCTTTGTTCTTCTTGTGTCAGGCTACTCTTATCTTCGTTGAAATCAAATATCTGCCTCACGAATTGTAAAGTGACGCTCACGCATCTGTCATGCAGACCGGAGTCGATCATGAACGCCAACTCTTCAGCCCTTCTGTCGTATTTCTCAGGATCAGCACCACCAATTTTTACGGAGATCTCTTTGAGGCCATATAAGTCCTGAATGCCATCTGGTATCGTACTTTCTTGATCAACTCCATCGACATTATAACCAAGGTTGAGCTTATAGAGAATAGGCATTGCACCCATATCAAATTTCAACCAAGCTACACAGCAATTGATCTTTAAGTACTTGAGAGCCTTGAATCCTAGCCTGCCAAAGAAAATAATTTCTGTGGGCTTGGTGTGGACATGTAGCGAGAGATCAGTGAGAGCACGCAATCCCATGAGAACATCAATATCATTTCTCACTAGTTCCCTTACCCCAATCTTCAAAATACGGAGCTTGCTGAGTAGACTGATCCACTTCGGGAGGTAGGAGAATATGCAAATTCGTGGCAACAACTCAAGCCTCTCAACAAGTGCCGGGGGAGAGGACATGCTGCTCAAGCCATCACCCGAAATTCTAACGCTAATGTTTGTAGAACTCGCATCAGTAGAATTTACACAAGAGGAGCCTGCAGTTGACATAGTTACAGACTTGAGGTTGCTGAGTTTTTGAAGAATGAAACCCAGGCACTGCAATTTAATCTCCAGACTGTTAGGTTGTATGGTGGAACAAGTGAGCTGAAGATTTCGGAGATTGGTCAGCTTGCCAAGGCTAAGCACGTTCTCTACAGAGTTATAGCTGAGATCAAAATACCCAAATGTGTGAAGCGATGTCATGTGGCCAATTCCATTGGCCAAGTTTGTATCAGCAGGAAGACTCAGATGGAGTAAACCCGACAAATGAGTTGTGTCTAGTGGAGCTGTACTTATTCTTGCATCTATCTTAAGTGTTTCCAAACATTGCAGGCCTCTTGTCTTGGTTTGCAGTTCTAAAGTAACATCAGATGTGATCTTTAAATATTTCAGTCGAAAAAGCTGTGAAATTATAGTGGGGTCAAAACTGATAATATCCTCATCATGCCAAAAATGAAGGATAAGAACTTGGAGAAGTGGGAATTGATCTTTGATTGAACGCCACCAATACTTGTAGGCCCCAAAGAAGGCAAGAGTTCGAACTTGTGAAAGTCTCATATTTATTGGTAACTTTGCATCTTTAACATTACCAAAGTGAAGAGACAATCGACGAACCTTGTCAGAAAGTTTGGTAGCTGTCTGAGAATGATGTATTACAGTGACGAAGTTCTCTTCTATAGACTTGTATCTAATAAAATTGAGTACCATATGTTGAATAACGAAGGACATAACGTCACCATTGCCATCAATATGTACTGGTTGGATCATTTTACTACTGACAAGCTCACCAAAACAGGCCTCTGAAATTTCTTCCTTAGTGTGATCTTTTGTTGCACAGATAAACCCTTCAGCCAACCATTGATTCACCAAATCATCCTTACAAATTACGTAGTCCTCTTGATATATACTAAGATACAGCACACATGGCTTCAAATGCTCAGAAAGATTATTGTAACTAAGGTCCAACACTTGTTTTATCCCCTCCAAGGTAGGGTTTTTCATCAAATTGTAGCCTAAGGATTTGTTTACATAACCCCATTGCTCCATTTTCCTCGACTTCTCTAGAATACTGGTAATAGATACAATAGCTAGTGGCAAACTACCACATTTCCGTATAATATCATCTGAAACTTCAGTGGATCCTGGAGAATAAATAAAGCGACTGCCAGAAACtgtattgaaaaataaatatcttgAGTCGTGTTGAGAAAGAGATTTCATCTTGAAAACATACTTGGTGTCATAACCACATGATTGGACTGCTAGATCATCATATTGTGTCGTTGTTAGTACTCTGCTGCTACTTGTACCATCTGGTAAAGCACACTTAATAATATCCCATGTTGATATAAAACATATATCATCAACTATGATCAGGTACCtgccaaatattttttgtacAATAAATACATTGTGTCAAACTAGTAATAAATACTAAGTAAAAACTAAAGTTAGTATGAACTCATCACCAAATTTTACAGTGTATTTTTTTGTAATGCACTATTGGAGAAATGATTTTTGCTCGGTGGTCCGAAAACAACAATAATCCTGGTTCGAATAGGAACCAAGACTAAAGAAGATCTTTAGCCCTGGTTCAAAAGCGGCACGACACTTTAtgaaagttcatttttagtcccagttcaaaaAATTGTCAGGCCGTGTCAGGCCCTCCCccactatctttagtctcggttgtttataccaaccagttctaaagattgaaaaaaaaaggcagccgcacatgcctcccctcctccgccgtccttatctcctccactcctccccttccctcgatCTCCTCGATCCCAGCCTACTCcacttcctcttcctccactcctcctccccttccctcgatCTCCTCGATCCCAGCCtactccccttcctcttcctccactcctcctcccctcccctcgatCTCCTCGATCCCACCCTCCTCCCATTCCTGGCCCTCTTCGTCAGCGGACGACGGCTAGTGGTGGCGGGTGGAGCCGCGTTGGCGGCGTCGGTGGGAGGAGGTAGGCCACGGGCGGAACCACATTGGCGGTGTCGGTGGAGGCGTGTCGGCAGCGTCGGCAGGAGGAGGCAGGCTGcaagcggcggcaggcggaggcAGGCCGCGGGTGGCGAGAGGCAGCAGGCGGCGGTTGGCGCCCTCAGTCGGCGGGTGGCGGGCCGCGTTttggtggtgggtggtggcgaTCTAATCTGTGAgagtttttgtgaatttgtgttGTGATGTACATTCGATCTGTAAATTTGTGATGTCCATTCaatctgtgaatttgtgataaTTTGAGTATGTTTATTCgatatgtgaatttgtgatttggTGAGTTTGGCGTGAAATCAATATACAAACAACAAAAaagacaatgaaaaaaaaaagaaaaaaaagaactttagtcccggttggtaacaacaaccgggattaaagatccaGGTCCCTTATAAGTTCAAATGTTTCTGGCGAAGTAAGCTAGTTATGGAGATAAAAGTCTTTATATGGTTGGTTTTTGTCGATAGGACAAATACCAGGGATTTGTTGAGAAGGAAGCACTGCACTCTTTTGAGGAGTTGGTTGCTCTCCAAAGTGGAACCCTAGTTCATAGCTTCCTAGAGCCTACAGTGCATCAAGTGGGTTGGGATTTGAGAGATTTTGGGAGAGAGTGCAAGCGAGATTAGGATTCATCTTTGGGCACTCAAGATCAGTTCCGAGCATGTCCATCATCGTGTTTATTACTCTTGATGGTTCTTCTCCTAGCTGGCTAGGCGTCAGCTACGTGCATCCAATGATTGTGGACAGCTCGGGAGGTTTGTGAAGGTTCTACTCCTTCTACACAAGGAAAATGGGCAAATTGAGTGGAACCAAAGTTCGATCTCCGTGATTACTTGGTGCAAAATCAATtgtttccctccctctcttttgtTTTGTGCATGTAAGGCTATTTCCTTGTTGGTTGGCTTCAGATATTGTATGTTCCTGTTTCCTGCTAGGTTATGCTTCTTGTTACTGCTTTGTACCTGTGCTACTTGTGCTTGTGGTTGTATCTGCTGAATGGTCCCTCATTGATTGTGGAAGGGTAAATGACCTAATATATAAAtaggggagcccctcacctcattggctagcttttggaGTAGCAAATGTCCTTTGcgatcctacaattggtatcagagcttggctAGTTTTGGCCCGATGGACAAAGTGTGTGAAGGCCTGATGAATCGTTGATGCCTGCGGGGCTTGTATACCTGAGAGACCGTTGGTGTATGGTGAAGGGGCGGTGAACGGCTAAGAGACACCAATGTGTGTAGGGAGAGATTGGTGAAGGGGCAGTGAACGACTGAgagacaccaatgtgtgaaAGGGGAGATTGTTATATAGTCCCACATTAATTGTGGAATGGCAAAAAACCTAATATACAAGTGAGGGAGCTCCTTACCTtattggctagcttttggggtagAAAATGTCCTTTACGATCCTATAGTATCCCTTTTGAGAGATTTGTTTTTTGTTGACCGGAACATCTAGACACAAGCTAGAAATCCTGGCCATTTGACTTAGAAGTTCATTGTGGAAAGACAAAATatctaatatataagtgggagAGCTCCTCACCTTATTGGCTAGTTTTTGGGATGGGAAAGACCATTAACGATCCTATAGTATCCCCTCTGAGAGATTTGTTTTCTGTTGATCGGAACATCTGGACACAAGCTAGAAATCCTAGCCATTTGACTAGAAGTTCTGCCTGGCCATGTACTGATCTGCTTTTCTGTTGATTGGAACATCTGGACACAAGCTAGAAATCCTGACCATTTGACTAGAAGTTCTGCCTGGCCATGTACTGATCTGCTGCAAAGAAGTCTCAAGCAACACGTATTCCTCCCCATTAGGCAACATCAAGATCCTTTTCACCtagatttttataaattttgtatttcaATTCCATTCAGTTATTCGGAAATCCCTTCAAATCCTTTTTTCTAAATTCCTCGCACATAAACTGGATTGAAATAATAATTTGAATGCAAAACACATTCAAAATCTGATTTCCGTCTTTCAATTTCCTTCCATGAATTCCCCCAAATTCTCTAAATTCAAATGGaaaatttcaattcaaattccTCCCAAAATCAGAAATCTAACTAAAAAAATACTCTTGTTCATATCCATCCCGATTTCCTCAATTCAAATTATAATTTTGGATTCAGTTTCTAGTTCAAATCCAATACAAATTTCCTGGTGCAACATCCCTCAAATTATGATTTCGAAATTTGGTTCAAATACAAAACACCCTTCCTTGAATCCCTCACATTTTTACgagttcaaaatttgaaatcGAATCTCATTTCAACTATTCACGCTTCCTGTCAAATCAGAGTTCGCAAAAGCATCAAATTCTACTCTGCATGTATGTGGACCGTGCATGGAGATGGCATATGTGCTAAGCTCATAGTATTgcaaatttgtgtgtgtgtgtaagtAATGGCAACATGGACTTCATGAACTCGAGTGCACGTTAATTCATTTGTTTgcatatcatctaaatagttattaaaaaatagaaaataattgaCAACAGAAATGATAAATGAttcaaaccccccccccccccccccccgacaccccccaccccaccacacacacacacaaacctGCGGCTGAGAATATAGTTGCTCTTTCGGGGGTTTATTTGCATCTCCCTTGTAACTGAGATTTGTACATGCTCAAATATTTTGGGGTTAATTATAGGCAACATTGTAATACATATATTGAAATTACTTTCCATGAATATTTATGTGGAAACATATATTAAACGAGTCCATATGCATGCAATTAACTtagggtgtagctatatttatagcatcatattttttattaaaaaatagctagcatgtatttacatgtaagtcctaaattacatatgtaaatttagtgtatttacaatgtaagtctcaaaattacatagtaattacatatgtaagtgggatGTAAGTAGggtgtaactacagtgtaaatttatataaatatataattacaaCAACAAATAAAGTTATTTAGCACATCTAAATCCTTAGCAGGTCTCAGCCGCAGGATTTGATCAGAGATCGAACATGCAACATTAGAAACGGGCTCACGGGTGTGCGATGGCACCAAATCTCAGAGCCGTTTGAACGGTGACTGATCTGACTGTAACTAGCCAAAAATTATGGCGACATAAATCTAGCAATTCTGATTAACTTATCAATGTTTCCACAAAAAGAGTAAAATTGTATACCTCTTATCTTGCAG
The nucleotide sequence above comes from Oryza glaberrima chromosome 11, OglaRS2, whole genome shotgun sequence. Encoded proteins:
- the LOC127754143 gene encoding disease resistance protein RGA5-like; this encodes MEAPICGLWGAVLNLPGRLDGILLRHGSILPKGAEEEIPLIKKDLHLMISILNGYYSESPEPEDATATTMARRRCWTKEVRELSYDIEDCIDHYEHAATADSPGGRTASGGIPPRRKITRRRWQRTTPLWNPERLKQRLWMANKIREFSLRAQDALKRHAMFCSNVGGNGIATSTASSSTATTGDASSSSSTICWHNTRFREHDFYVPHVGINVAMNKLEDWLTACDDEDQKRLRVVSIVGVGGIGKTTLANELYRKLRRQFECWAFVRSSQKPDVRRILISILSQLRLQQPPDSWKIHSLISSIRAHLQDKRYLIIVDDICFISTWDIIKCALPDGTSSSRVLTTTQYDDLAVQSCGYDTKYVFKMKSLSQHDSRYLFFNTVSGSRFIYSPGSTEVSDDIIRKCGSLPLAIVSITSILEKSRKMEQWGYVNKSLGYNLMKNPTLEGIKQVLDLSYNNLSEHLKPCVLYLSIYQEDYVICKDDLVNQWLAEGFICATKDHTKEEISEACFGELVSSKMIQPVHIDGNGDVMSFVIQHMVLNFIRYKSIEENFVTVIHHSQTATKLSDKVRRLSLHFGNVKDAKLPINMRLSQVRTLAFFGAYKYWWRSIKDQFPLLQVLILHFWHDEDIISFDPTIISQLFRLKYLKITSDVTLELQTKTRGLQCLETLKIDARISTAPLDTTHLSGLLHLSLPADTNLANGIGHMTSLHTFGYFDLSYNSVENVLSLGKLTNLRNLQLTCSTIQPNSLEIKLQCLGFILQKLSNLKSVTMSTAGSSCVNSTDASSTNISVRISGDGLSSMSSPPALVERLELLPRICIFSYLPKWISLLSKLRILKIGVRELVRNDIDVLMGLRALTDLSLHVHTKPTEIIFFGRLGFKALKYLKINCCVAWLKFDMGAMPILYKLNLGYNVDGVDQESTIPDGIQDLYGLKEISVKIGGADPEKYDRRAEELAFMIDSGLHDRCVSVTLQFVRQIFDFNEDKSSLTQEEQRKLKQQEILEDDSDEEYDEIIQDSGEQEVKQSALSEWDIVHLLRNKLDNQQDGTTCHFPVVASYYVDTCQLTAMGAGAGERWFYFRQHDGWMMDRSTPSGYWKTAAGTASFVYSADRHPVGLKKSMLFYRGREPSGRKTKWKIDEFWALDNAANGSEELLAQLCRSRQNVGLMPRFPLSLCRLYSTKSSSERHVLATSSNEISEDESD